A DNA window from Purpureocillium takamizusanense chromosome 9, complete sequence contains the following coding sequences:
- a CDS encoding uncharacterized protein (TransMembrane:2 (o496-515i522-542o)~COG:K~EggNog:ENOG503NX8E), protein MSSVKATKKSAFSCEPCRRRKVKCGGEQPVCHRCAARNDDCVYKLNPTLSYTQRLEERIKELEEQLAIVAKSPASAAASSHSSPPVGAAHDASSSARCPDEHGVTRGFRGLKIDDRGGITYHGTTSFFNLPSDRLPVGSEYMTSNDSNVQRRERLVNNAWQQRALENLSDIPEPFQYLLNVHWCWINPLFGFLYRPAFTRDMQSLGPYYSHTLLNAVISHSIRWGQNDPSTKRLLDESYDGGAVFAKHARSMVFDELSRGICTIPTIQTLLLLSAQECSLGNTTQAWTYSGIAFRLIDHLGICVDAQRYPGSLPLSDEDLEIRHRIFWSCYFWDKLISLYLGRSPSIQQTSISPPQIVFDDSAEEDIWVPFGAQQVGVTWKYPPTTAHSASCFMSMCRLSVIFNEILIHMYDPLSQNTDAEVQDCLRAQEPAFQQWWDQLAPHLKLDPLALPAMAPPSHIVTMNCLYHTFKILLYRPMLTGRGRGTEEGSAQIKSYLVECVTSATAIITIFDLFCRTFTMNYCVLSLAYSVYIAASIFLLQVQATPDAQQAMRKLSYCIQCLDQVKNFSPVINSALNLLTRELAAIGMGLDTPSPRQPGPYPASRPEMSMPASGYPHSEEPRQMPLPSHPLFQPALNHNFGPESMAMHPGVFEAMSTLEPLSVRVAAIHESENQSTFG, encoded by the exons ATGTCGTCGGTCAAGGCAACCAAGAAGAGCGCTTTCTCGTGCGagccctgccgccggcgcaag GTCAAATGTGGCGGGGAGCAGCCCGTCTGCCatcgctgcgccgcccgcaacgaCGACTGTGTATACAAGTT GAACCCGACCTTGTCGTAcacgcagcgcctcgaggaacGAATCAAGGAGCTTGAAGAGCAGCTCGCAATCGTCGCAAAATCccccgcgtccgccgccgcctcgtcgcactCCAGCCCCCCCGTGGGCGCCGCTCACGATGCTTCGTCTTCGGCCCGGTGTCCCGACGAACACGGCGTCACGCGTGGTTTTCGCGGCCTCAAGATCGACGACAGAGGTGGCATCACCTACCATGGCACTACCAGCTTCTTCAATCTTCCCAGCGATCGATTGCCAGTCGGGTCCGAGTACATGACCTCCAACGACTCCAACGTTCAGCGGAGGGAGCGGCTGGTCAACAATGCCTGGCAGCAACGAGCGTTGGAGAACCTGTCCGATATTCCT GAACCGTTCCAATATTTACTCAATGTCCATTGGTGTTGGATCAACCCGCTATTCGGCTTTCTCTACCGACCAGCCTTCACTC GCGACATGCAGTCTCTGGGGCCATACTACTCGCATACcctcctcaacgccgtcatTTCACACTCTATCCGGTGGGGCCAAAACGACCCCTCGACGAAGCGGCTCTTGGACGAGTCATACGACGGAGGCGCCGTGTTTGCCAAACATGCACGCAGCATGGTGTTTGACGAACTCAGCCGCGGCATTTGCACGATCCCCACCATACAGACGCTGCTGTTACTGAGTGCTCAGGAGTGCAGTCTCGGCAACACGACGCAGGCTTGGACGTACAGCGGCATCGCTTTCCGACTCATCGATCATTTGGGGATTTGTGTCGACGCGCAACGCTACCCGGGCTCCCTCCCCTTAtccgacgaggacctcgagaTCCGGCACCGTATATTCTGGAGTTGCTATTTCTGGGACAAGCTTATCAGTCTGTATCTTGGACGCTCCCCGTCTATCCAGCAGACGAGTATATCCCCACCCCAAATAGTCT TCGATGACTCCGCCGAAGAGGATATTTGGGTGCCCTTTGGCGCGCAGCAAGTCGGCGTCACATGGAAATATCCTCCGACCACCGCGCATTCGGCATCCTGTTTTATGAGCATGTGTCGCCTGTCAGTCATCTTCAACGAGATCCTCATCCACATGTACGATCCTCTGTCCCAAAACACCGACGCAGAGGTGCAGGATTGTCTCCGCGCCCAGGAGCCGGCTTTTCAGCAATGGTGGGACCAACTGGCTCCTCACTTGAAGCTCGACCCGCTCGCGCTACCGGCCATGGCACCCCCTTCCCACATCGTCACCATGAA CTGCCTCTATCATACGTTCAAAATCTTGCTGTACCGGCCGATGCTCACGGGCAGGGGAAGAGGTACCGAGGAGGGCAGCGCCCAGATCAAGAGCTACCTGGTGGAGTGTGTGACGTCGGCAacggccatcatcaccataTTCGATCTTTTCTGCCGGACGTTTACGATGAACTACTGCGTCCTGTCACTTGCGTATAGCGTCTACATTGCCGCGTCAATCTTCCTGCTTCAGGTCCAAGCGACGCCcgacgcgcagcaggccATGCGAAAACTGAGCTACTGCATCCAGTGCCTCGATCAGGTCAAGAACTTTAGCCCAG TGATAAACAGTGCCCTCAATCTCTTGACCAGAGAGCTTGCAGCTATTGGCATGGGCTTGGATACCCCTTCGCCACGCCAGCCGGGACCTTACCCAGCTTCTCGTCCCGAAATGTCAATGCCAGCATCCGGTTATCCCCATTCAGAAGAACCCCGCCAGATGCCCCTACCCTCACACCCACTCTTCCAGCCAGCGCTGAATCACAACTTTGGGCCCGAGTCAATGGCAATGCACCCGGGTGTCTTCGAGGCCATGTCCACTCTGGAACCGTTGAGTGTCAGGGTAGCAGCCATCCACGAGTCGGAGAACCAGTCCACGTTTGGATGA
- a CDS encoding uncharacterized protein (SECRETED:SignalP(1-16~SECRETED:cutsite=AIA-AP~SECRETED:prob=0.4589)) — translation MKAVWVVLLAAVSAIAAPAPAPEAAPEANPEPAPGGYGNYGNYGKYGSYGSYPPPKGGYKDYGHYKE, via the coding sequence ATGAAGGCCGTCTGGGttgttcttcttgccgccgtgTCTGCGATCGCcgccccggctccggctcccgAGGCCGCCCCGGAAGCCAACCCAGAGCCCGCTCCTGGTGGTTATGGAAACTACGGCAATTACGGCAAATATGGCAGCTACGGCAGCTACCCGCCCCCAAAAGGTGGATACAAGGACTACGGCCACTACAAGGAATAA
- a CDS encoding uncharacterized protein (COG:S~TransMembrane:1 (i45-69o)~EggNog:ENOG503NX3B), whose protein sequence is MTNAMNKESHLDNLLSDTDDPGGSEVDLELHELQNRSLRRRSDPALVRVCKPLNVVFLLLAISITSFWAGTYLPFRKSTLDGICAAHTTQWSPVLRDVDVKYGIKQFNGSFLEENIYRQVGTPEVDKAWDDLGVNFGAGIISYEEGIKSGLGRHFVKRAKKYGGGFIVNLEGLHHLHCLNLIRQSLYFNYEHYRDLKQHAFKNEGEILRKHVTHCLDAVRQVLMCNVDTGVLGQVWTVDSDGKELQAFPDFNSKHMCKNFDDIKEWSRKILAPSTDDLPNDYLEPPADGDVVGPIP, encoded by the exons ATGACCAACGCCATGAATAAGGAGTCTCATCTCGACAATCTCCTGTCCGACACCGACGATCCCGGCGGCTCAGAAGTAGACCTTGAACTGCACGAGTTGCAGAACAGGTCCCTACGAAGAAGATCCGACCCAGCCCTTGTGCGGGTTTGCAAACCACTAAATGTTGtcttccttctccttgcAATCAGCATTACCTCCTTTTGGGCCGGAACCTATCTACCCTTCCGCAAATCTACACTTGATGGGATATGCGCAGCTCATACAACCCAGTGGT CTCCTGTTTTGAGAGATGTGGATGTCAAGTACGGTATTAAGCAATTCAATGGATCGTTTCTGGAAGAGAATATATACCGGCAAGTCGGTACACCAGAAGTCGACAAAGCTTGGGACGATCTCGGTGTCAATT TTGGAGCGGGTATCATATCATACGAGGAGGGTATAAAAAGCGGTCTGGGCCGTCACTTTGTCAAGCGAGCAAAAAAGTACGGAGGCGGCTTCATCGTCAACCTCGAAGGGCTTCACCACTTGCACTGTCTG AATCTCATTCGACAGTCACTATATTTCAACTATGAGCATTACCGAGATCTCAAACAGCACGCTTTCAAGAACGAGGGCGAAATCCTCCGCAAGCACGTCA CGCATTGCCTGGATGCCGTCCGCCAGGTGCTCATGTGCAACGTCGACACTGGGGTGTTGGGTCAAGTTTGGACCGTGGACAGTGACGGCAAGGAATTACAAGCATTCCCAGACTTCAACTCGAAACATATGTGCAAGAACTTCGACGACATCAAAGAATGGTCCAGAAAGATTTTG GCACCTTCTACGGACGATCTCCCGAACGACTATCTAGAGCCTCCAGCCGATGGCGATGTAGTGGGGCCAATACCCTGA
- a CDS encoding uncharacterized protein (COG:S~EggNog:ENOG503NZKH~TransMembrane:3 (o128-147i159-177o183-207i)), which produces MNTLIVDVSEKLSANYSAEAVSGPFIEEVQLAINHTFAAYPPEDAAETSEIIEELLKTLKEQLFDAASSAASNLDEVNNSIVEITSKVFTTIMSKYGFEAPEESMEAADDFAGDLTARIHSAILFFEYFFIAAGFSLIILGILGLVNVRTYTLGSWLRFSVHLLLGTGLCLLCLLTTRPDSDWATALAETAWPLPMVALVLLLVISVHHLSRRRERSVDAQKYHFLSKWRKTGASPV; this is translated from the exons ATGAACACGCTCATCGTCGATGTAAGCGAAAAGCTCAGCGCAAACTACAGCGCGGAGGCAGTGTCGGGCCCTTTTATCGAGGAGGTTCAACTCGCCATCAACCATACCTTCGCCGCCTACCCGCCCGAGGATGCGGCCGAGACTAGCGAGATCATTGAAGAACTGCTCAAGACGCTGAAGGAGCAGCTCTTTGACGCTGCATCATCCGCAGCATCGAATCTTGATGAGGTCAACAACAGCATCGTCGAAATCACATCCAAGGTGTTTACCACTATAATGTCCAAGTACGGCTTCGAGGCCCCAGAGGAGTCTatggaggcggccgacgactttGCTGGCGACTTGACCGCAAGGATCCACTCAGCCATCTTGTTT TTTGAGTACTTCTTTATCGCAGCTGGTTTCTCACTCATAATTCTGGGCATTTTGGGCTTGGTCAATGTCCGGACGTATACCCTCGGCTCGTGGCTGCGTTTCTCAGTACACCTCTTGCTCGGCACAGGCTTATGTCTCCTGTGCCTGCTGACCACCAGGCCCGACAGCGACTGGGCAACAGCACTAGCGGAAACTGCATGGCCGCTACCAATGGTGGCTCTTGTCTTGTTGCTTG TTATCTCCGTGCACCATTTGAGCCGCAGGCGAGAAAGGAGCGTCGATGCGCAAAAGTACCATTTTCTATCTAAATGGCGTAAAACCGGGGCATCCCCTGTGTAG
- a CDS encoding uncharacterized protein (COG:S~TransMembrane:2 (i71-87o93-112i)~EggNog:ENOG503NZKH) yields the protein MRESDHESGAVPTRLQLLGTPLASYKAGGKLESAPSSELGHIHQHSDQADSTLLEELPIFQRHNESTTIELFYDLFFVANLATFSNIHEIQSVSTLTSYVGFFCVLWFTWCLTSMHDIRFVSDSLSSRIAKGAHLGVMVGLAVAGPKYASEGHPAQLRVLGNSSIFPDFFSLSG from the coding sequence ATGCGTGAATCAGATCACGAGTCCGGCGCCGTGCCTACCAGGTTGCAGTTGCTAGGAACCCCCCTCGCATCGTACAAGGCGGGCGGGAAACTCGAGTCGGCCCCGAGCTCCGAGCTCGGTCACATCCATCAACACTCTGACCAGGCCGACTCAACACTATTGGAGGAGCTGCCTATTTTCCAGAGACACAATGAATCAACGACTATCGAGCTCTTCTACGACCTTTTCTTCGTCGCGAACCTCGCCACTTTCTCCAACATTCACGAAATCCAGTCCGTCTCGACATTAACATCATACGTCGGCTTCTTCTGTGTCTTATGGTTCACCTGGTGTCTCACCAGTATGCACGACATCCGTTTTGTTTCGGATAGTCTGTCATCACGAATTGCCAAGGGCGCGCATCTTGGAGTTATGGTGGGCTTGGCTGTGGCCGGACCAAAGTATGCGTCCGAAGGCCACCCTGCGCAGCTGCGAGTCCTCGGTAATTCATCGATCTTCCCCGACTTCTTTTCACTGTCTGGCTAA